The following nucleotide sequence is from Flavimarina sp. Hel_I_48.
CGGGATAATTAAGCCCTGGCTTCCTAATTTAACTTGATTCAATTTCATAATGTTGATATTAATATTACAAAGGTGAAAAGAAAGCAGAAATAGAAAGTATGCAAAATGATGATTGTTGTATGCAAACTACTGATGGCTCATTTTTTTCTTTTGATTAAATAGATCAATTTCCATAGAAGGAGAACCGGCTAGGTCATCATAGAGTTCTTATTAGGTCGCACCTAATATTGGAAATAAAGAGGAAAACCGCCTTGAAGCGGTTTACATACGTGCGTGTTTTTAAAAAATTAAAGTCTTGTGCAACGGCAACCGTTGATGGCAAAAATTTTTTCGCAAAATTTCAAATTATACTTTATTTGAACTTTAGCAATTTGTTTATCTTTTCAGGATCATCAAAATTTCCCCAAAAATATTCAATTTCGATTGAGTCATTCAATATCCTATAAAACATAGTAGTATGCTTGGTAATAAAAGCTTCCCTACTGATGTTGTCATATTGTGAAACCTTGAACATTTCCGGATTCTTGACTATCAATTCAACAGTATGATCCACTTCGTCTACAAAATTAGTAGCAATCTCAATGGGCCAAATATCCAACAGGTAATCCACTATTGCGTTGAAGGACGTATCGGCTTTTCTGGTCCACGTGACTTTCATGCACGGAGCTTTTTACGTACATCTTCCATAACATCCCTATGGTCTTTTGTCCTTCCATTCTTACTGTCCTCACGGCTGGCCCTCAAAGCTTCCCTAATTTCGAAAGCCTTTGCTTCTTCAGGAAAAAGGATATTTCCAAGTATCACCATTTCGTCAATGGTAAAATTCTTTTTTTTTATCTTGTTGTAGAATGTTGCACGGGAGATACCAAGTTGTTCTATAAGATACTCTTTCTTGAATTTGCTGTCATCGATATGAGCATCAATTTCCTTAAGTAAATTTTGATAACCGTAGACTATTTCTAACATTTTGGTATATATTTTTATATATTATTAGACTAATATACTGAATAAATTGGAATTAATTCCGAATCGTACTTAAAAGAAAATCGTATTTCTCTCAACTGTGTTGAGAGTTTTTCCAAGTTTCAGAATCAAATCAAAAACAGCAGATACCGTCTGCTGTTTTTGATTTGAAATAATTTTAGGCAGACTTGAGCTCGCTCAAAATGGATTTTTTAAGCTTAAAGAACTACAGCGTAGACGATGGATAAACTTTAGAGGCCAAAATATTTCTCTCGACAGTGTTGAGAGTTTCTAATATTGACCAATATGATTATTAAAGTAGTTTTTTTCTTTCCAAATGCTCTCTAGCCTCTATCATCGCACTGTGAAGTTTCGCTTCAAGCTCGTCCCTAGGCGGCAATTCAGTCCAATATTCAGCAACCATAATTCCCTCTTTACCCATCTCCAACAGTTCAACCTGTTCATTACTTTTTTCCGCACAGAGTATGAGTCCGATAGCTGGGTTTTCTCCCTCCTGTTTCTCAAACCTGTTCAGCCATTTTAAATATAGTTCCATCTGACCCTTATGGGCCGGGATAAATTTTCCTAATTTGAGTTCAATGGCCACCAAACGCTTTAATTTTCTATGGAAAAACAATAGGTCCAGATAAAAATCATCCCCATCGAGGATCATTCTCTTCTGACGTTCGACAAAGGCAAAACCTTTGCCGAGTTCAAGGATAAACAGCTCCAGTTCTTTCAGGATCGCTTCTTCAAGATTATTCTCCATATAACCTTCCTTCAACCCTAAAAACTCTAAAAAATAGGGATCTTTGAAGCTCGTCTGTAGATCATCTGACTGCTCACTAAATTGGATTTGTGCAATTTCCCTACGCTCAAATGCTTTTCTATCTATCTGATGCCGCAGCTCGTTCCTGCCCCATGTTTCTTCGGCTGCTTTTGACGCATAAAACATTCTGGCCCCGTCCTTTTTAAGTGGGAGCAATTCAATAAAATGCGACCAACTCAATTGTGTCGCCAGTTGCGACACAATCTCCAGATCGGGAAAAACCAGGGCCAATTGCATCATCCGCCTTACATTTCTTTCCGCGAAACTTCTACCATATCTAACTTCCAACTGCGCGGAGACTGCCACTACGGTTTCTTTGCCATATACGGCGCGTTCATTGTCAAGAACAACATCATTGATCCTATTGCCCACCTGCCAATAGACCATGGTAAGTGTGCTGTTTACCTTGGCGGAAAGCTGCTTCCTTCCCCGCTCGATGATTTGGGAAATATCTTCAAATAAGATTGTTTTTATTTTTTCTTCCTCCAACATATTGATTTAAATTTTCAAAACTTTTCTAAAAGCATTTATGTTGCTGTTTATCTATTCTATGGAAACTGACGAAAAATGCGAGGTCATTGTGTTTTCCCATAGGATCTAACTTCCCCTTGGAGACCCCTAATTCGCAAATATTTGTAATAGGTTGCCCGGGATATTTTCAATTGCGAGCAGATTTCGGAAACAGTTAGTTTCCCATCCCTGAAATACTCTTCGCAAAGTACAGCCTTTTGTTGGTTCTTTTTACTGAGTCCCTTGGGCGCTCCCAGCACGATTCCCCGTTGCTTGGCAGATTCCATGCCCGCCTTTGTGCGCTCTATAATGATATCCCGCTCCAACTGGGCCAGCGCAGCGAACATATTGATCAGAAATTTACTGTGAGAGGACTGTTTAGTGGTATCTATGAAAGGCTCGGTTATGCTCTTGAACTTTACCCCCTTTTCCTCAAGCTCGGTCATCAGCTTTGTAAAATGGATAAGGCTCCTGGCCAACCGGTCCAGTTTCCAGACAATAATGGTATCACCGCTACGTACGAAGTCCCAAAGTTTATTGAGACTCTTTCTATCTTCGGCCGTACTGGATACCTTATCGGTATAGATATTCTTTTCCAGTACGCCCTCTTTGAGGAGCGCGTCCATCTGAAGATTGAGGGACTGATCCAATGTACTTACCCTAGCGTATCCAAAAACCATGACTGAAAGTTTAAATAAAGGTCAAAGTAAAAACTTTTTATTTAGTACGGCAAATTAAACTTTAAGAACATAGTGATATCCAAGAACCAAATATTGTCTAAATATACCTTCCTTTAAATGAACTTTTAAAAGCTAATTAATTTGTATCTTATCATTATAATCAAAATTCACTAAATTGTTTAATATAATGGTTATAAGGGTAACTTTATTCTTATCGATATGCTAGTCCGAATGCAAAAAAAGTAAAATGATTTAATGATAAACTTATATTGGCCGATTTATAAAAATCTTGAAAAAGAATTAGTTGAATTATCTAATCTTATCCACTTTGACGATGAACAACTTTCAGTTTATTCTGTCAAAATATCAGAATTGCTGATTAGGTGCTCGGTCGAGATAGAAGCCATTGCAAAAGATCTTTACTTGCATAACGGTGGAGTTAAACCAAATAACAATGATTTATATTTCGACACCGATTGTCTGAAGTTTTTAGAAGAAAAATGGAATTTAAGTGAAAAGAAAATTGCGATAAGTTCTTCAAATTTCTTTTTTTTAAAAATAGAAAATCGAGTGCTGAGTCCTTTAAAAAAAGCGTTTAAAAGAGGTTCTAGTGGTTCTAACTGGAAAAAAGCCTATCAAGCTGTCAAACACAATAGAACGGCAAATCTACAAAAAGGAAATATTGAAAATTTAATTCAGGCAATGGCGGCATTGTTCATTTTGAATTTATATTTCAGAAATGATGTTTTCGAATTAAAAAGAAATAATAGCGTGGACTTTGCAGAAAATCTATCTTCTATTTTTAATATTAAAGTCCACACTTGGAGAGGTGATGATAACAGGAAAGATTCTTACGTAACGCAAGAAGATTTCATAGAGTGCGTCTATTTAGTGAAATGGACTGACGACTATAAAAGTAAAATGAATACTTTCGTAAAAGAACAGAATAAGCATCTTAATGAACTGATTTTCAAACACCCAAAAGTAGTCGAATTTATAAATAAGGAATTCATAGTCAACGGTCAGCTAAAGCAGGTAGAATTCGGAAAATTTATGGAAAATAGAGATTATTTTAAGTTTATAGATATGAAAAAAGAGTATGGTTCTATGATCAATCTAGCTGCTCAAAAGGCTAAAGAAAACCTTAGTTTTGATTGGTCCATACCATCAGAGTTCGAAGCAATTTTGAACAAGAATGAAGAGATATATAAAATAAAGCCCAGTCACTAATAAAGAACAACACAATTACTGAATACCTTGCAAAAATGACATTTTTGAGTAGGTTTAAATGGACTTTACAAAGTTCATTGCTCATGTCTACTATTAGGCACTTTAAGAATATTATGGAAGGGGGGGATGTTAAAATTTTTACCACTCTTTTAGGTATTGTATTGGTACGCTTATCTATACACTAGCTACAGTTTAAGGTAACATTTAGGCTTTATAATCGTCATTATAGAAACCAATAAAAAATGTCAAAAAAAACTATCTTAAACTTACTAGTAGCATTAGTATTATTATTTAATCATAATAATATTTTGGGTCAACAACTTGAAATTAAACCTTACCAATTCATAACAGCGTCAAATGATACAGTTCAAGCAGAAAAAGGAACATTTAAAGTAAAAGAAAACAGGGAAAAACCCTCCTCTGATTCTATTCAATTATCGTTCATAAGATTTAAAAGCACTAACTCACACCCTTCAAGTCCAATTGTCTATTTGTCCGGAGGACCTGGCGGTTCTGGTTCAGTTACAGCCAAACATGAACGATTTGAGCTTTTTATGAAATTACGACAAGTTGCTGATGTAATCGCATTTGACCAAAGAGGAACTGGAATGTCCGATAAATTGACCGAGTGTCCATTTAAACTTGATGTTCCAATATCCCAACCAATAACAAAAGAAGATTATTTAAAAAAAACAACTGAAAATCTAAAAGAATGTAAATCATTTTGGGATTCCCACAATGTTGATTTAGCAGCATATAATACAACTGATAGTGCCAAAGATTTGGATGCACTTAGAAGGGTTTTGAATGTAGATAAAATATCTCTTTGGGGTATTAGTTATGGTTCACATTTGGGTTTTGAATACATAAGACTTTTTGAAAAAAATATTGAAAAAGTGGTTTTGGCAAGTTTAGAAGGACCTGATGAAACTTTGAGATTACCGACAAAAACTGACTCATTTTTAGACCAAATATGCGAACGCGCAAAAGATAATTATGGACAAACTCCCAAATATCCTGATCTAAAAAAGAAAATAATTGAAGTTCATAAAAATTTAAAAGAAGAATCCATAATAGTTGAAATAGAAGGTGACAAAGGAGAAAAAATAAAGGTTGGAATCTCTGAATTTGAACTACAGCTTGCAATTACCGCTATCTACTTAAGAGATCCCGTAATGTCAAAGAAAATCCCAAGTTTATATTCACAAATGCAACAAGGAGATTTTTCAGAAATAGGACCAATGGTAAAACTTATAAAACAATCTATTTCAGAACCTGAAAATCCGATGTCATTCGCAATGGATATGCAAAGTGGTGCTTCCGATGCCAGAAAGAAACGAATCAAGGAAGAATTGAAAACTTCGTTGCTTGGAGATGGCATTAATTATTTAATGTTGGATTGGATTGATGAACTCAATTATTTTCATCTTCCCGAAGAATTCAGAAAGCTTAAGGACAACCATGTAAACGCACTACTGTTAAGCGGAAAAGTGGATGGAAGAACTTATCTATCTTCGGCTGTCGAAATTGCCAAGTCATTTAAAAATGGACAACATATTATAATTGATAATGCAGGACATAATTTATTTATACTATCGCCAATTATAGGGGATTTGGTGCTCGAATTTTTAAAAGGAAAAGAATTGAATGTTAGTGAGATAACTCTTAAACCAGTTACATTTGAATAAACAAATGTGGCTGGAATATCGCGGGTAAAAACCAACCTCTAATCGAACTTTAATAAATGGTGTGGAAAGATATTTTAGGTATACTTAAACCCATATTTATCCATACATTGATCGCTATTTAACAAAATCGTTCAAGAAATAAAATTTTAGAAAATTATTAAAAAATGAATGACAATTTAATTGAACAAAAAAGTTGGTGGGGATCCAATTGGAAATGGCTTGTTCCGGTAAGTGGAATAATCTTGTTTGTAATTGCAATGTTCTTTTCTTCTGGAATGGACGGAATAACCACTGATTTGGTTCAGGCATATGCGGATACCGAACTTTACGAAAATGCGCTTGAAAAGGTAAAATCTGATAAAAGAGTGACAGAATTACTTGGCGGAATTAAACCGATTGACAACCTTGCAATATTGGAAGGATTTTTAGAATATAGTAATGACAATAAAACTGTGAACTCATCCATTCGCATAGTGGGAGATAAAGGAAAGGCGAGTTTGGATATTTCTGCAGACAAATTGAATGGCGAATGGAACTACACAAAAATAAACGTCAGAATTAAAAAGCCACCAGAGAAAAAACAAACTATTGAAATTGTAACAGCAGAATAAAAACGGTCGTTAAAATGAAAATAGTTCACCGATTTCATTTTATAAAATTTGAGCTAAGAAATCTATAATCCAATTTATTTTGTAGCCTTACATTTTCGGGGAAGCCTACAATTTCAAGAAACATACAGTTTCATTTTGGTTTACTTTAACCCACCTTTAAATGAACTTTAGAAAGTCAATAAAATGAATACAATATTATAGTAATGAAAATTGGTTAAATTGGTCATTATGTAGAAAACATAAAGGTGCCGATAAGTTTAGCCGTAGGTTAAGAACAAAATCTCGCGAGATTTATTTCAAATAACTATTAAATGCTGACAGAATTAAACGAAAACAAATTAATTCAAATCCGAATTCATCTGAAAAATATTATAAAGGAAGGATCTCAATTAATAGAAGAAAACAGTTCACATTTTAATATTTATCAAAGCCTTTTTAGAAGATATATTTATGCTTTTGAATCTCTAATAATTTTAACAAAAGATTTTGACCACACTAAAACTCATCGAGCACAATCAATTGCAGTAATTCTTAGAGCTAATTTACTGGACACACTAATAATAATTTATTTAAAAACATTCCAATTTGAGAAAGAGAGAGGTGCAGATATTGAAAAAGTTAAATACCAAAATGAAATAGACAAACTTTACTCAGAACAAATAAGAAGGTTTATTACAATTTCAGAACCTGATAAGAAAATACCGACTTACAACCATAAGAAATTTTGCGAAATGGTTGATAAAATTCGCAAAACATTCGATTACCTTTTTAATGATGAAATTGATATAGATTACAATAAACCTAGTAAATCGATGAAATTTAAGTCAAGCGATGATATAACAAATAAAATCATAAGGAAAAGATTAGATAATTATTCAGCACAACTTAAAGACTATAATTACTTACAAATCTTTTCATTATATGATATCTACTCAAAATACGATCATTTTGGAGTGGCTTCAATGACTTTGGAGTATAACACCACAAATGAAATTTGTGATCATATGTTTTGGTCAATTTTTCATATCACAGATGGAATCACCTTTTGCATTGATTTATTAAATAGTGAGGTCTCTAGTGAATCAGATTTTAAGAATATTCACTACGAATTAAGCTGTTTGAGAGGAGTAGTTTATACCGAGCATTTATATTTAAGCCCGAAATATAAAGAAGATAACAAATAAATTATTTGCGTAACATCGGTTATGGCAAATTTTGGATTTTATCAAAAAAAAGTAACTTAGGAAACCAAACAACAGAAAGTTCGATCCGACAAATTCGCATCCCTATTCTCGCTACTTGTTTATAAATGACCTCCTACCTATAAACTGGACCATTTGAAAGTTCGTTAAAATAGACTTTTGGGATCGTTTATAAATCTGAAAGTCATGCTACTATAAAATTGATTAAATTGATCAGTATTTGCTAGAAATAAAAGTATTGGTACTTTTATCCATACGTTGTTCGTAATTAAAAAAAACGATAATGAAAAGACCTTTTAAGGTGTTATTCTTACTCTTCCTAACTATTTTTAGTATGGAATCTTTTTCACAGAAAATGGTTGAATATTACGAACCCATAAAAAATGATAGTCTAAGAGTTGGAATAGGAGAGAATGACTTTCTGCCTTTTATTCAAAAAGGTTATACTCTAATGCTTTCAGAAAATAAGAAACCTAAAGGTGTACTCATTTTCCTCGAAGATTCAAAGTATGACAAAAAGAATTTTAGCTCAAAGCAGATATATAGTCAAGCTTCTGAAAACAACTATGCGGTATTGTCAGTTTCAACCGAAATACCTTTAGACTTTTACTTTTCTAAATCATCTATGAAATCTACGCATAATATAATTCAAGAGGTTTTTAATAAATATAATTTACCAAATGAAAACATTTTCTTTTTAGGAGCAAGTTTAGTTGGACATAGAGCGATGCGATATATTAAGTTTATGAAAGAGAATGATTTCGGATTTCAACTTAAAATAAAAGGTATTGTCACTTGCAATTTCACAATGGATTTTACAAGAAAATGGTATCAACATAAACGAGATATCAGAATTAACCGAATTGACCTTTGGGAACCTAAATTTATAAATTATCTATTAGAAACGTATTTGGGAGGAACACCCAAAACTAATCCAGAAAATTATCACAACTTCTCATCCTATAGCTACTTTGATGAAAAGAATAGAAATATTGAGATTTACAAAGATTATGCTGTTAGAGCGTACATAGACCCTGCAATAAAATATAAACTAACAAATCAACTAAGAACCTTATATGAGAATAATGCGACAGATATGGTTAGTTTTTTAGCAGAATTGGAGCTGGCAGGAAATAAAAATACCGAACTAATTGTTTTACAACCTGAAGATAATTCATCGCAAAAAAAAAATACCCAATCAACTTGGGATGCAATAAACAAGTATGAACTTATGGATTGGATTCTACAACAACCTATAAATAAACCTTGAAGAAATTGTGTTGAGAAGGGATTCCGGGTATTTAAACCCAAGTTTGTTTGAACTATACCCTAGACTCAAAAGAGGTTTTTTAAAACGTTTCCCACCAAAAGCATTAAGCTTCTACTTTAGGCACAATTCCTGAAGATCTACCCAAAGTTCATTTCCTCCTACCTATTATTAAACATTTCAAAATTACTGGGAGAGGGTATATTTTGGGATTTCAGACATTCCTTTAAACCAACTTTTGTATAGTTGTTAATTTTTTATTACGTCGTTAAAATGGATATTGTTTAAATTAGTAATCATACAATAGATATAAGAGTAACTTTACTCTTATATCTATTTTGCCATTAATTTAAAAAAATGAAAAAACCTATAATAATTGTACTTCTGACTTTAATAATTTCCAGTTGTACAGATATTAATCAAATGGAAAATTCACTTAAGAAAATTGACAGTTTAAGAAAAGAAAATGACAGTCTAAAAAAAATTGTGGCCGATATAAATAGCAAATTTGTATTTGACAGCATTTCGTTCCGTGATATTTACAGTCCAAAAAATACCTACAAACCTAACTCGAATTTTGAAGTAGAACTTTTAATAGTCGGGTATAACCTGAACAAAAACTATTTTGTAAAGTTTGACAGCATTGTGAACGGACAAAAAATTAATCCTGACACGCTTAGCCAAAGCAATGGTGGATTTAAATACAAAACAAATCTGAAGGAAAAAGAAAACGAAATCCGCATCGAAATGAATATCGAAAATGAGTACGGAGAAAAAAGAAAAGGAACGTTATTTGATATAGTGCGGACAAAAAACTAATGACAAAAATTGTTATAACAAATAGGGGTAAGCCTCGAATCCATTGACCGGGTAGTGCTTTGAAAGTACTCCAAATCTTTTGATTTGACTCTTGAAATATAAAAAATAAGAAAAAAATACAAAAGCTCTGGCTAAGGACATGCCCGAAATGAAACGGCTCATCATCTGCCCTACTTGCTATAGCCGAGCCGTTATAGCCCATTAGACCAACTTGTTCTAATAACTGACTGATGAACATTCAAGAGAAATTAGTGACTCTGATCGATAAATACCCATTAGTTACTGGCGGATTTTTTCTGATTTTAGGTATATCATACTTGATCTATAAAATAGATAAAAGAGAGTCATTTAAGATGAAAGATTATAGTTCGGCCAGCTGGAAAGCACTGGTAAATTCATGGGCGCTCATTTTTATGCTGATTATTGCCGGACTCTTTATAATCTTCAGATGACCCCCTCCCTTTAAACCGGACCGTTTGAAGGTTTAATTTTCCAGCTTGTAGATGAACTTTGAAGAAAATAGTATCAAGAAAAGATTTGGTTTACTTATTCCCACCATTATTTGGACTTTCTTTGGCAGAATTGTACAAATGTTCATTTGATCTCAAATCAGTTAAATTTGCAGACATTCAATAATCCGTAGTTACAGCGCATTTGTAAATGACAAAACCTCAATCAAATACACTCTTTGCAATTTTAATTGCATTGTTTGCCCTTGGTCTTTTTTGTTTTTTGACAATTTACTTGATGTTGTAAGCGGATTCCTGATGCACGGATCGCTTAGCTTATCATCCTAAAAAGCTGTTAGGTGTATGTCTTATTTAAGGTACTCTTCCGTATTTACGATTTTAATTTTTGGATGAACTTCAAGATAGTTTCTCAAAGCTCTGATATGACTCGATCCGAAAATTATTACAGCCTTTTTAGGCTCATCCTCTAAAATATCTTTAATGATATTTTGGTAGATATTTACATTTCTTATCATATTTTTCTGGCTCCAGAAAACATTCATATTGTATTTATCTACGTCCAAAGATGAAGATATACTTGCATAAAACATTGTATCTAAATGTTTTTCTGAGTTCAGAGCTTGAAAAACATCCAACAATTCCAATTCAGGTATTATTTTATTAAAGCTGTCAATTTTTCTAAGCGTTTCTTTTAAATCTGCAGATCTGGGCTCAGTATCGGGAATATTATTATCATCGTAATAATTAACCACGTTTTTGAGTAACTCCTCATATTGCTTTTCAAAGAACGTTTTTGCCGGCCTAACATGCCAATCCACACATGTTACTCCATGACGTAAATTTAATTCTTTGGCCAATTTAATTCCTATCTGGAATATTTCATCTGCAAGTTGAATTTCCTGTCCGCTTTTGAAATCTGAATAAATACTATCCCAATATTTTTGTCGGTTGGGTTCATTTTCTACATAAATTTTTTCGGGTTTGAATTTTTTTAATTTTTTTATAACGGTATGAATTTCCTTCTGTTTTTTATCGCCAAGAATATTGTCACCAGTTACTTTTAAATCATCATTAGTATTACCTCCGAAATGATAAGTAGCCAATAACAGAACTTTTGTTTTTTCTTGAGATCGGGTATTTATAATTGTAAATAGTAGAAAAATTGTCGTTATGTAAATTCGTAACATTAAGTTCTGATTTTGATGTATAATATAATGCTTAAGATTTGTACTCAAACTCTTGATTAGTTTGACAAAGGTGATCCAACCGCTTTGAAATTTATCATATGGAAGAAAATGAATAAGTGTTACAATGTCCCAATTATTCATTTTATCCTTTATTCAAAATTTTGAAAATAATAATATTTTCTAGGATTAGTGTTGAAATAGAAATTTAAATTCCAACTTAATAATTAGCGTATGGCCAAACAATTAATTGATTTGTATTTCGCGCTCACTAACCGATTATTGCTATGCCTGCTATTTATCAAATTTAGCTGTTAGAAAAGAATTTCAAAAAGAAGGAGTAGGTAGAAAATCAATAGAAATGACTAAAAAGGAAATAGGCGGCGAGACCGCATTGATATTACTTTCCGCACCATTGGCTACGGAATATTATCCAAAAATAGGATTCGAAGAATGCAAAACCATTTTCCAACTATTTTACTAAGGTTTCTTATTCAGATAATTATTTATTCAAAAAAATCTTTTCTTTATTCTTAATTAAGATTTTATTTATACTTCCTGAGCCTTGAAAACTATATCGGATTCCCGAAACGCTTCTCAGTTCAGGTGATCCTAATTCGGTAGAATATGCCAAACGATCGTTAATGAATATTGATAATTTCCCGCTTGATGAAGTTAGCCTAACGTTGGTATCCTTATTCATATCCACCCCAAAATTTGACAGATCATTGGTCTTCCCCGAAACAAGCTGGTCCAATACCCTTAAATTGATCTCCGATACACACCCTTTTGATGCCAAGGGTACAATTATCACTTGGCCATGGCAATAAACCGTAAGGGCCTCGGTGTAACAGCCCTGTAAATCGTCTCTATTTCTACCGACCACCATATCAATAGTGATATCATTGAGATAAAGGTTACGAAAATCCTTGATATAAAAAAGTCTTCCAAGTGTTTGACTGGGATTTTCTTTGAAGACTTTCTTTTTCAACAGGCTATCAGATATTACTATTCTATGTTCAGACATGATTTCTTTTTCGTTCAGATATTTAGGCACACCATTGTCTTGCACTATTCCCAGCCAACCGTTAGATGTAATCAAAAGACCGTGCTGTTTTATTATACTATCGTTGACTACAAGTTTGGCCATAAAATAACCGGGACTGTAATAAATGGAGGTCGCTATACTGTCTAAATTGGATATCCCCTGCCGTTTTGAATCATCCCAGCTCTGCTGTATTTCCAATTTATCCGTCTGGTCGATAGATGCTGGGGTACCATATTCAAAAATGACGGAGTTGGGTATACCTTCAGCGGTCTGCTTACTGGAGAAGCTAAATTCCGATGGGTTCAATTTTTGATCTATAGGAATGCCGTTCATAAAAATGTAGACCATGGGCAACAATATTAAAATAGGTACGGCCATCCAATAGTGTTTC
It contains:
- a CDS encoding type II toxin-antitoxin system RelE/ParE family toxin, which codes for MKVTWTRKADTSFNAIVDYLLDIWPIEIATNFVDEVDHTVELIVKNPEMFKVSQYDNISREAFITKHTTMFYRILNDSIEIEYFWGNFDDPEKINKLLKFK
- a CDS encoding YhcG family protein, coding for MLEEEKIKTILFEDISQIIERGRKQLSAKVNSTLTMVYWQVGNRINDVVLDNERAVYGKETVVAVSAQLEVRYGRSFAERNVRRMMQLALVFPDLEIVSQLATQLSWSHFIELLPLKKDGARMFYASKAAEETWGRNELRHQIDRKAFERREIAQIQFSEQSDDLQTSFKDPYFLEFLGLKEGYMENNLEEAILKELELFILELGKGFAFVERQKRMILDGDDFYLDLLFFHRKLKRLVAIELKLGKFIPAHKGQMELYLKWLNRFEKQEGENPAIGLILCAEKSNEQVELLEMGKEGIMVAEYWTELPPRDELEAKLHSAMIEAREHLERKKLL
- a CDS encoding recombinase family protein; the encoded protein is MVFGYARVSTLDQSLNLQMDALLKEGVLEKNIYTDKVSSTAEDRKSLNKLWDFVRSGDTIIVWKLDRLARSLIHFTKLMTELEEKGVKFKSITEPFIDTTKQSSHSKFLINMFAALAQLERDIIIERTKAGMESAKQRGIVLGAPKGLSKKNQQKAVLCEEYFRDGKLTVSEICSQLKISRATYYKYLRIRGLQGEVRSYGKTQ
- a CDS encoding alpha/beta hydrolase gives rise to the protein MSKKTILNLLVALVLLFNHNNILGQQLEIKPYQFITASNDTVQAEKGTFKVKENREKPSSDSIQLSFIRFKSTNSHPSSPIVYLSGGPGGSGSVTAKHERFELFMKLRQVADVIAFDQRGTGMSDKLTECPFKLDVPISQPITKEDYLKKTTENLKECKSFWDSHNVDLAAYNTTDSAKDLDALRRVLNVDKISLWGISYGSHLGFEYIRLFEKNIEKVVLASLEGPDETLRLPTKTDSFLDQICERAKDNYGQTPKYPDLKKKIIEVHKNLKEESIIVEIEGDKGEKIKVGISEFELQLAITAIYLRDPVMSKKIPSLYSQMQQGDFSEIGPMVKLIKQSISEPENPMSFAMDMQSGASDARKKRIKEELKTSLLGDGINYLMLDWIDELNYFHLPEEFRKLKDNHVNALLLSGKVDGRTYLSSAVEIAKSFKNGQHIIIDNAGHNLFILSPIIGDLVLEFLKGKELNVSEITLKPVTFE
- a CDS encoding cytochrome c oxidase assembly factor Coa1 family protein, translated to MNDNLIEQKSWWGSNWKWLVPVSGIILFVIAMFFSSGMDGITTDLVQAYADTELYENALEKVKSDKRVTELLGGIKPIDNLAILEGFLEYSNDNKTVNSSIRIVGDKGKASLDISADKLNGEWNYTKINVRIKKPPEKKQTIEIVTAE
- a CDS encoding DUF5694 domain-containing protein, which encodes MLRIYITTIFLLFTIINTRSQEKTKVLLLATYHFGGNTNDDLKVTGDNILGDKKQKEIHTVIKKLKKFKPEKIYVENEPNRQKYWDSIYSDFKSGQEIQLADEIFQIGIKLAKELNLRHGVTCVDWHVRPAKTFFEKQYEELLKNVVNYYDDNNIPDTEPRSADLKETLRKIDSFNKIIPELELLDVFQALNSEKHLDTMFYASISSSLDVDKYNMNVFWSQKNMIRNVNIYQNIIKDILEDEPKKAVIIFGSSHIRALRNYLEVHPKIKIVNTEEYLK
- a CDS encoding GNAT family N-acetyltransferase encodes the protein MICISRSLTDYCYACYLSNLAVRKEFQKEGVGRKSIEMTKKEIGGETALILLSAPLATEYYPKIGFEECKTIFQLFY